The following coding sequences are from one Shewanella eurypsychrophilus window:
- the nqrE gene encoding NADH:ubiquinone reductase (Na(+)-transporting) subunit E: protein MEHYINLFVQAALIDNMALSFFMGMCTFLAVSKKVSTSFGLGIAVIVVMMLAVPLNQLIYANVLAPGALAWAGYPEIDLSYLQLITFIGVIAALVQILEMFLDKYIPSLYDSLGIFLPLLTVNCAIFAGVIFMANRDYTLSESVVFAAGSGFGWAMAIVMLAGLRERMKFHAIPEGLQGVGITFITTGLMALGFMAFAGISI from the coding sequence ATGGAACACTATATAAATCTATTTGTTCAGGCGGCCCTTATCGACAATATGGCGCTGTCATTCTTCATGGGCATGTGTACCTTCCTAGCGGTTTCAAAGAAGGTATCCACCTCCTTCGGTCTCGGTATCGCGGTGATAGTCGTGATGATGCTTGCGGTACCATTAAATCAGCTTATTTATGCCAACGTACTGGCTCCGGGGGCGCTGGCTTGGGCCGGATACCCTGAGATTGATTTGAGTTACCTGCAGCTGATCACCTTTATCGGTGTTATCGCGGCGTTAGTGCAGATCCTCGAGATGTTCTTAGATAAATACATCCCGAGCCTCTATGACTCGCTGGGGATCTTCCTGCCACTGTTAACCGTTAACTGTGCGATTTTTGCCGGGGTTATTTTTATGGCCAACCGGGATTACACCTTAAGTGAGTCCGTGGTGTTTGCCGCGGGTTCAGGTTTTGGTTGGGCGATGGCGATTGTGATGTTGGCAGGCCTGCGTGAACGAATGAAGTTTCATGCCATACCCGAAGGGCTTCAAGGTGTAGGCATTACGTTTATCACCACAGGCCTGATGGCATTGGGCTTTATGGCATTCGCAGGTATCTCAATTTAA
- a CDS encoding Na(+)-translocating NADH-quinone reductase subunit C translates to MALKKDSVVGTMIFIITLSLLCSFMITGTAELLKERKLVKKRDELKRYVLMASDVDIQGGKDFRAIFEKSVTPLLIDIESGAIEPKERVEVMDFDERMAAINPEKSRKLERKKDKARIKTRADQVRVFQVFDENGKLASVVLPIYGKGLWSIIYGYVALKPDFNTIENIVFYEHGETPGIGDFLNEAEWTDKFRGKQIFDAKGKVVLKVVKGGAKEGDINGVDAVSGATMTGRGVQRSIQFWFGTEGFKTFLDKLKASEV, encoded by the coding sequence ATGGCCTTGAAGAAAGATTCTGTGGTGGGAACCATGATTTTCATCATTACTCTCAGTCTCTTGTGCTCATTTATGATCACTGGAACTGCCGAGTTACTTAAAGAACGTAAGCTAGTCAAGAAACGTGATGAGCTTAAGCGTTATGTGTTGATGGCATCGGATGTTGATATTCAAGGTGGTAAAGACTTCCGCGCGATATTTGAAAAATCAGTAACGCCTTTGCTTATCGATATCGAATCTGGTGCCATCGAGCCAAAAGAGCGCGTCGAAGTGATGGATTTTGATGAACGTATGGCGGCCATTAACCCAGAGAAGTCACGTAAGTTAGAGAGAAAGAAAGATAAAGCACGGATTAAAACCCGCGCCGATCAAGTGCGAGTTTTCCAAGTGTTTGACGAAAATGGCAAGTTGGCGAGTGTTGTCTTACCTATTTACGGTAAAGGCCTATGGTCAATTATCTATGGCTATGTCGCACTAAAACCAGACTTTAATACCATCGAGAATATCGTGTTTTATGAACATGGTGAGACTCCGGGTATTGGTGACTTCCTTAATGAGGCCGAGTGGACTGATAAATTCCGCGGTAAGCAGATTTTTGACGCTAAGGGTAAAGTGGTCCTGAAAGTGGTTAAAGGTGGCGCTAAAGAGGGTGATATTAATGGTGTCGATGCTGTGAGTGGTGCAACCATGACTGGACGTGGTGTGCAGCGTTCGATTCAATTCTGGTTTGGTACTGAAGGCTTTAAAACCTTCTTAGACAAGCTAAAAGCTTCGGAGGTTTAA
- a CDS encoding SulP family inorganic anion transporter: protein MFTQFKIDWMSNIRGDLLSGIVVALALIPEAIAFSLIAGVDPKVGLYASFCICVIVAFSGGRAGMISGATGAMALLMVTLVREHGLEYLLAASLLTGVIQIVIGYLKLADLMRLVSRSVITGFVNALAILILLAQLPELTQVSWHVYAMTALGLAIIYLFPMIPKVGKLIPSPLVCIVLLTVIVIYSEMDIRTVGDMGNLPDSLPVFLWPDVPLTLETLWIILPYALALAVVGLLESMMTASIVDDLTDTYSDKSRECKGQGIANIGASLMGGMAGCAMIGQSVINIKSGGLGRLSSLAAGIFLLIMVLFLDSWLKLIPMAALVAVMIMVAVSTFSWQSIADLKHHPLPTNIVMLSTMFVVVITHNLAIGVLVGVVLASLFYANKSRNILAVRDEVIVEGEHVTHRVHGQIFFASADHFIGLFEFKKVTDAITLDLSDAYFWDITAVAALDKVIFKFRKLGVIVKVIGMNDPSEKLIRKFAIYDNPERQKQLSVSH from the coding sequence ATGTTTACACAATTTAAAATCGATTGGATGTCCAATATTCGCGGCGACCTGCTGTCTGGCATCGTCGTTGCTCTTGCGCTCATTCCCGAGGCGATCGCTTTCTCTTTGATTGCTGGCGTCGACCCTAAGGTCGGTCTGTATGCCTCATTTTGTATCTGCGTCATTGTTGCCTTTAGTGGTGGCAGGGCTGGCATGATCTCCGGTGCTACTGGGGCGATGGCCTTGTTGATGGTGACTCTGGTCAGAGAGCATGGCTTGGAGTATCTATTGGCCGCTTCACTACTTACTGGTGTTATCCAGATAGTGATAGGTTATCTAAAACTGGCTGACTTGATGCGCTTAGTGTCCCGCTCAGTGATCACTGGCTTTGTGAATGCACTGGCAATACTAATATTGCTCGCTCAGCTTCCAGAGCTGACCCAAGTTAGCTGGCATGTCTATGCCATGACCGCTCTGGGACTCGCTATTATCTATCTGTTCCCGATGATCCCTAAAGTTGGCAAGCTGATCCCATCCCCCCTAGTGTGCATCGTGCTGCTGACCGTGATTGTTATCTATAGTGAAATGGATATTCGTACTGTGGGTGATATGGGCAATTTGCCAGATTCATTGCCTGTGTTCCTTTGGCCCGATGTGCCTTTGACGCTTGAGACCTTGTGGATAATCTTACCTTACGCTTTAGCATTAGCTGTAGTTGGATTACTCGAGTCTATGATGACGGCGAGTATTGTCGATGACTTGACCGATACCTATAGCGATAAGAGCCGTGAGTGTAAGGGCCAAGGTATTGCCAATATTGGTGCGTCCTTGATGGGCGGAATGGCGGGTTGTGCCATGATTGGTCAATCTGTTATCAATATCAAGTCTGGCGGACTGGGCAGGCTATCTAGCCTAGCGGCGGGCATCTTCTTGTTGATCATGGTGCTGTTTTTAGACTCGTGGCTAAAATTGATCCCCATGGCAGCGCTGGTAGCTGTGATGATTATGGTGGCAGTTAGCACTTTCTCATGGCAATCCATTGCGGACCTTAAGCATCATCCTCTACCGACTAATATCGTTATGCTTTCAACTATGTTTGTGGTTGTAATAACTCATAACTTAGCGATTGGGGTATTAGTCGGTGTGGTTTTAGCGTCGCTATTTTATGCTAATAAGAGTCGTAATATTCTAGCCGTCAGAGATGAGGTGATTGTGGAGGGAGAGCATGTCACACATAGGGTTCATGGGCAGATATTTTTTGCCTCGGCAGATCATTTTATCGGTTTATTTGAATTTAAGAAGGTGACAGATGCGATCACTCTTGACCTGTCCGACGCCTACTTTTGGGATATTACCGCGGTTGCGGCACTGGATAAGGTGATATTCAAATTTAGAAAACTGGGCGTGATAGTTAAGGTGATAGGGATGAATGATCCTAGTGAAAAACTGATCCGAAAGTTCGCGATATACGATAACCCTGAACGACAAAAGCAACTCTCTGTGAGCCACTAA
- the nqrF gene encoding NADH:ubiquinone reductase (Na(+)-transporting) subunit F: MEMAIGIGMFTLVVSMLVMVILFAKSKLVSTGDVRIGINDDDDKSITTPAGDKLLGALANKNIFIPSACGGGGTCGQCRVTVKSGGGDILPTERDHITKKEAKEGCRLACQVAVKTDMELEVEEEIFGVKKWQCEVISNDNKATFIKELLLKIPEGEDVKFKAGGYIQVEAPAHQVNYSDFDIPEEYRGDWDKYDLFKLVSKVDEDVLRAYSMANYPDEKGRIMLNVRIATPPSEGVAPGKMSSYIFNLKAGDMVTISGPFGEFFVKETDAEMIFIGGGAGMAPMRSHIFNQLKGEHTKRKMSFWYGARSTREVFYQDEFDKLAEENDNFVWHVALSDPLPEDNWEGYTGFIHNVIYENYLKNHKAPEDCEFYMCGPPIMNTSVINMLESLGVEEENILLDDFGD, encoded by the coding sequence ATGGAAATGGCAATTGGTATCGGCATGTTTACCCTGGTGGTGAGTATGCTGGTGATGGTGATTCTATTCGCCAAGAGTAAACTGGTTTCAACCGGTGATGTCAGGATCGGCATCAATGATGACGATGACAAAAGCATCACAACGCCTGCGGGAGATAAGCTACTTGGTGCATTAGCCAATAAAAATATCTTTATCCCATCGGCTTGTGGTGGCGGTGGAACCTGCGGCCAGTGCCGCGTAACAGTAAAGTCTGGTGGCGGTGATATTTTGCCAACAGAGCGTGACCATATCACTAAAAAAGAGGCCAAAGAGGGCTGTCGTTTAGCTTGTCAGGTGGCGGTTAAAACCGATATGGAGCTTGAAGTCGAAGAGGAGATTTTCGGCGTTAAGAAGTGGCAATGTGAAGTTATCTCAAACGATAACAAGGCCACCTTCATTAAAGAGCTATTGCTCAAAATACCCGAAGGCGAAGACGTTAAATTTAAGGCCGGTGGTTACATTCAAGTTGAAGCGCCGGCTCATCAGGTCAACTACAGCGATTTCGATATTCCAGAAGAATATCGTGGTGACTGGGACAAGTATGACCTGTTTAAGCTGGTGTCTAAAGTCGATGAAGATGTGTTGCGTGCTTACTCTATGGCTAACTACCCGGACGAGAAAGGCCGCATCATGCTGAATGTACGTATTGCCACGCCACCATCTGAAGGTGTTGCGCCGGGTAAAATGTCATCGTATATCTTTAATCTTAAAGCCGGTGATATGGTGACCATTTCGGGTCCATTCGGTGAGTTCTTTGTTAAAGAGACCGATGCTGAAATGATATTTATCGGTGGTGGTGCAGGTATGGCACCGATGCGCTCTCATATCTTTAACCAGCTTAAAGGCGAGCACACTAAGCGTAAGATGAGTTTTTGGTACGGTGCGCGTTCGACCCGCGAAGTCTTCTATCAGGATGAGTTCGATAAGCTGGCAGAAGAGAATGATAACTTCGTCTGGCATGTAGCACTGTCTGATCCATTGCCTGAAGATAACTGGGAGGGTTACACCGGCTTTATTCATAACGTGATTTATGAGAACTATCTTAAAAATCACAAGGCGCCGGAAGATTGTGAGTTCTACATGTGTGGCCCTCCAATCATGAACACCTCGGTGATCAACATGCTAGAAAGCCTAGGCGTCGAAGAGGAAAACATCCTGCTAGATGACTTCGGTGACTAG
- a CDS encoding NADH:ubiquinone reductase (Na(+)-transporting) subunit D, with protein MSKNLAATREILTTPIFKNNPVAMQVLGVCSALAVSNSMQTALVMTLAVTFVLVFSNLIISTIRNLIPNSVRIIAQMTIIASLVIIVDMVLQDIAYELSRQLSVFVGLIITNCIIMGRAEAFAMKNKPPMAVVDALGNAMGYGVILLGVAFVRELIGSGTLFGYEILKTVENGGWYLTNEMFKLPPIAFFLIGLMIWAINVIQRKRG; from the coding sequence ATGAGTAAAAATTTAGCCGCCACCCGGGAAATATTAACGACTCCTATTTTCAAGAACAACCCGGTTGCCATGCAGGTGCTTGGTGTCTGTTCTGCGCTAGCGGTCAGTAATTCGATGCAAACGGCATTGGTGATGACCTTAGCCGTGACCTTCGTGCTGGTTTTTTCAAACCTGATTATTTCGACGATACGCAACCTTATCCCCAACAGCGTGCGGATCATCGCGCAGATGACGATTATCGCCTCATTGGTGATCATCGTCGACATGGTGCTGCAGGATATCGCTTATGAGTTGTCTCGCCAGCTATCTGTGTTTGTGGGTTTGATTATTACCAACTGTATCATCATGGGCCGCGCGGAAGCCTTTGCCATGAAGAATAAGCCGCCAATGGCCGTGGTCGATGCGCTAGGTAATGCCATGGGCTATGGCGTGATCTTACTCGGCGTGGCTTTTGTCAGAGAACTGATAGGTAGTGGCACTCTGTTTGGCTATGAGATTTTGAAAACAGTGGAAAATGGAGGCTGGTACCTAACGAACGAGATGTTCAAGTTGCCACCGATTGCCTTCTTCCTGATCGGTTTGATGATCTGGGCTATCAATGTCATTCAGCGTAAGAGAGGGTAA